The following DNA comes from Limnobacter sp. SAORIC-580.
TCGATGGAACGGTTAAGTCCCGTCTTAATGACTGCTTTGGTCACTGCATTTGCCTTGGCGCCGCTTCTGTTTGAAGCAGAGCGCCCGGGTACTGAAATTTTGCACCCGGTTGCAGTTGTAATTTTTGCTGGCCTGATCAGTTCAACCCTGCTGGATACCTTTTTAACGCCAGCATTGTTTTGGGTTTTTGGGCGCAAAGACGCGGAAAGGTTAATGGAGCAATCCGATGCTCAAGCATTGTAATTTTTTTAACGGAAAGGGGATGACGATGAAATCAATCAAATTGCTGACAACAAGTTTCGGTCTTGTTTTGGCCTTGAGTTCAGGCTTTGCTGTGGCACAGGAAAAAGATGAGCACAAACTTGAGCCCAAACATGGCGGTGTAGTGGTTGAAGCCAACCACATCGAGTATGAATTGGTGGTGAGGTCGGAAAATGTTCAATTGCATGCAAATGATCACGGCAAGGTGATTGACTTGAGCAAAGCCAAGGCCAAAGTGGTGTTTCTGGTGGCCGATCAAAAAATGGAAAGAACACTGGCTGGCCAGGGGGTGCTTTTGTCGGGTGAGGGTGTGGATTTGAAGGGATCTGGCTACACCGCAGTGGCCACAGTGGAATTCGCCAACAAGAAGAAAGCCACCGTTCGATTTAAAACAAACTGAGTTTGGGAAATGGAGCTGATCAAATTTTCTGCATTGTTTGCAGTGACGGCCGTTTCTGAAATTTTGGGCTGCTATTTGCCTTGGCTGATTCTGAAACAGGACAAGTCCCCATGGTTGTGGCTCCCGGCCATCGGGTTTCTTGTTTTATTTGCCTGGCTGTTGACTTTGCACCCTTCAGCTGCTGGCCGCACGTATGCCGCCTATGGCGGCATGTACATCAGCGTGGCTTTGCTCTGGCTTTACTGGATCGAGGGTATCAACTTAACCCGGTGGGATATTGCAGGTGCAGGGCTAGCCTTGGCAGGGATGGCAATCATCATGCTTCAGCCCAGGGTGTAGGTGTTTGGTAATCATCTTGCGGATGTTGCCGTATACACCTGAAGGCTACACAGGCAACCCATTTCTGCGCGGCTCAAGATTCAGATGAACAAAAGTATCAAAGGCGCATGTGAGTGAAATCACATGCGCCTTCAAGGGAAATCAACTCAAGGTTGATTGTTCAAATTAACTGGCGTCGCCTTCGGTCAGGTCTACGCCGTTGATCTTGCTGAGCACTTCAGCACGGCTGACAGTGGACTTTGATTCGGTTGCAATAACAGTCTCATCACCCGCTACTGGGTTGAATGTACCTGCTTGAACAGCTTGCTGGTAGTTGCGCTGTACTTCCTGGCGTGTAGCTTGGTCGCGCTGTGAATATTGTGCGACGTGGTCTGTTGCATCGCCATGGTTTGTAGGGCTGTTTGCAAAAGCGATTGCTGGAACAGTTGCTGAAAGGGCCAA
Coding sequences within:
- a CDS encoding YnfA family protein, which gives rise to MELIKFSALFAVTAVSEILGCYLPWLILKQDKSPWLWLPAIGFLVLFAWLLTLHPSAAGRTYAAYGGMYISVALLWLYWIEGINLTRWDIAGAGLALAGMAIIMLQPRV
- a CDS encoding DUF4148 domain-containing protein; this encodes MNARNLIATSVLALSATVPAIAFANSPTNHGDATDHVAQYSQRDQATRQEVQRNYQQAVQAGTFNPVAGDETVIATESKSTVSRAEVLSKINGVDLTEGDAS